A stretch of Spirosoma oryzicola DNA encodes these proteins:
- a CDS encoding EamA/RhaT family transporter: protein MLFLFLSILLSVVLLLNFRLFPRYDINTFQAIVFNYPVCFLTGYLLLPAGQSFSLDFSQTWTWLALGLGVGFILTFILSGASTQRMGITATSLASNLSLVIPVCFSLFVFQVGGKSFDALNYLGMLLAVVAVGLSTYKKEPNELAVETPILQEAAASVGRPRRLGISVLLPVGVFLCYGATNTMTNYMNIRYIATSDKAIVVTLTTILGAVAAGLLMLVVRVVQGKEVVRVRNLMGAVTLGVPNFLSFYTLLLALSQFGGNGAFVYPLYNIGVILVAALLAALFFREKLSLANKIGLVLAVTAIGLLSWQELLASLAR, encoded by the coding sequence ATGCTTTTTCTGTTTCTCAGTATTTTGCTTTCTGTCGTGCTGTTGCTCAACTTCCGACTGTTTCCACGCTACGATATCAATACATTTCAGGCTATCGTTTTCAATTATCCCGTTTGCTTTCTGACGGGGTATCTGCTGCTACCCGCCGGGCAGTCGTTTAGCCTCGATTTTTCGCAAACCTGGACCTGGTTAGCCCTGGGTCTGGGCGTTGGCTTTATTCTAACCTTTATTCTATCGGGGGCGTCAACCCAGCGAATGGGCATCACGGCGACCTCATTAGCCAGCAATCTGTCGCTTGTTATTCCGGTCTGCTTTAGTCTGTTTGTTTTTCAGGTTGGCGGGAAATCGTTCGATGCGCTTAATTACCTGGGAATGCTTCTGGCGGTGGTAGCGGTTGGGCTAAGCACCTACAAAAAGGAACCGAATGAGCTGGCGGTAGAAACGCCTATTCTACAGGAAGCAGCTGCAAGCGTTGGCCGCCCACGCCGGCTGGGAATAAGCGTATTACTGCCGGTAGGCGTGTTTTTGTGTTACGGTGCCACCAACACGATGACAAACTACATGAACATTCGCTACATCGCCACGTCAGATAAAGCGATTGTTGTCACGTTGACGACAATTCTGGGCGCGGTAGCCGCCGGTTTACTCATGCTGGTCGTACGGGTCGTACAAGGCAAAGAAGTCGTTCGTGTTCGCAATCTGATGGGGGCCGTGACGCTTGGTGTTCCTAATTTTCTGAGTTTTTACACGTTGCTGCTGGCCTTGTCGCAGTTTGGGGGCAACGGTGCGTTTGTGTATCCACTGTATAACATTGGCGTGATCCTGGTCGCTGCGTTGCTGGCCGCTTTATTTTTTCGGGAGAAACTGTCGCTTGCCAATAAAATCGGGTTGGTGCTGGCCGTAACGGCTATCGGACTTCTGTCGTGGCAGGAGTTGCTGGCATCGCTTGCACGCTAA
- a CDS encoding MlaD family protein, giving the protein MSTESTKRSVVVGVFVLLGIIIFVAGVFVLGGQQKRFTKSIRLIAIFKDVGGLKAGNNVWFSGVKVGTVKRVTINSNAQVEVDMDVEQSSQQFIRKDATAAISSDGLIGNKIVVIAGGTNSHPEVEEGDRLQTQAALSSDQILETLQENNNNLLRVTNDFKELVGNLRKGKGTVGAVLTDSMVADNFKRAMVNLERASVNTAKITGSVSQFASRLNTPGTLANELVSDTAIFRRLSRSAGRLENAATSADVAVGNLRRTTDNFNRASEKLNNNNTPLGVLLTDQETANNLRTTLRNLNTGSALLNEDLKAAQSNFLLRGFFKKKAKADAKRSADSTAAKQ; this is encoded by the coding sequence ATGAGTACAGAATCGACTAAACGCTCTGTCGTTGTTGGCGTATTTGTTCTGCTGGGTATTATCATCTTCGTTGCGGGGGTGTTCGTGCTGGGCGGACAGCAAAAACGCTTTACAAAAAGTATCCGGCTGATTGCCATCTTTAAAGATGTTGGCGGACTTAAGGCAGGCAACAACGTCTGGTTTTCAGGCGTAAAAGTAGGAACCGTCAAACGGGTAACCATCAACAGCAACGCCCAAGTAGAGGTCGATATGGATGTTGAACAAAGTTCGCAGCAGTTTATCCGCAAAGATGCGACTGCCGCGATCAGTTCCGACGGGTTAATTGGCAATAAAATCGTTGTCATTGCCGGTGGCACAAACAGCCATCCCGAAGTAGAAGAGGGCGACCGGCTGCAAACGCAGGCTGCGCTCAGTTCAGACCAGATTCTGGAAACGTTGCAGGAAAACAACAACAACCTGCTGCGGGTAACCAACGACTTTAAGGAACTGGTCGGTAATCTGCGGAAAGGAAAAGGAACCGTAGGTGCTGTGCTGACAGATTCCATGGTAGCCGACAACTTCAAGCGGGCGATGGTCAACCTCGAACGGGCGTCGGTCAATACCGCCAAAATAACGGGCTCGGTATCACAATTCGCATCCAGACTCAACACACCGGGTACATTGGCAAACGAACTGGTCAGTGATACGGCAATTTTCCGGCGGCTGAGCCGTTCGGCTGGCCGACTCGAAAATGCGGCTACTTCGGCGGATGTGGCCGTTGGTAACCTGCGTCGCACAACCGATAACTTCAACCGCGCTTCGGAAAAGCTAAACAACAACAATACCCCGCTCGGTGTACTGCTTACGGACCAGGAAACAGCCAATAACCTCCGGACTACCCTTCGCAACCTCAACACGGGCAGTGCTTTGCTGAACGAGGATCTGAAAGCGGCCCAGAGCAATTTTCTCTTGCGAGGTTTCTTTAAGAAAAAAGCGAAAGCAGACGCTAAACGGAGCGCTGACAGTACAGCGGCAAAACAATAA
- a CDS encoding ABC transporter ATP-binding protein → MTPQNDLVINIHGLKKSFGDLHVLRGVDLEVSKGENMVVLGRSGTGKSVLIKIIIGLLKPDAGSVIVLGQDVEQLRGHDLDQFRQKVGFSFQSSALYDSMSIRENLEFPLIRNVRNLTQGEIDRAVEEALDDVGLSQTINQMPSELSGGQRKRIGIARTLILKPQIMLYDEPTAGLDPITSIEINNLINEVKERFKATSIIITHDLTCAKTTGDRVSMLLDGRFARVGTFDEVFADPDERIQQFYNYNFVN, encoded by the coding sequence ATGACGCCACAAAACGATCTTGTTATTAATATTCACGGTCTGAAAAAGTCCTTTGGCGATCTGCATGTACTGCGTGGCGTTGACCTAGAAGTAAGTAAGGGCGAGAACATGGTTGTGCTGGGCCGGTCCGGTACGGGGAAGTCGGTACTGATCAAAATCATTATTGGCTTGCTGAAACCCGATGCGGGCAGCGTTATCGTGCTAGGGCAGGATGTCGAGCAGTTGCGCGGTCATGATCTTGATCAGTTCCGACAGAAAGTCGGCTTTTCGTTTCAGAGCAGTGCTTTATACGACAGCATGAGCATCCGGGAAAACCTGGAATTTCCGCTTATCCGAAATGTGCGCAACTTAACCCAGGGCGAAATCGACCGTGCCGTCGAAGAAGCGTTGGACGATGTTGGCCTGTCGCAAACGATCAATCAAATGCCCTCTGAACTGTCGGGTGGGCAGCGCAAACGAATTGGTATTGCCCGCACGCTGATCCTCAAGCCACAGATCATGCTCTACGATGAGCCTACAGCCGGTCTTGACCCGATTACCAGTATCGAGATCAACAACCTGATCAACGAAGTGAAAGAGCGCTTTAAAGCAACATCCATCATCATTACGCACGATTTGACCTGCGCCAAAACCACCGGCGACCGGGTTTCTATGCTGTTGGATGGCCGTTTCGCGCGGGTTGGAACGTTCGATGAGGTGTTTGCCGATCCCGACGAACGGATACAGCAATTTTACAATTATAACTTTGTGAATTAA
- a CDS encoding MlaE family ABC transporter permease gives MQSDTTNSATKSSSKPVVTRRLDKFFLNLADVAAFVGRFFQEAFVPPYEFKEVVRQCYEVGYRSLLLISTTGFITGIVFTNQSRPSLSEFGASSWLPSLIAIAIVRALGPLVTAIIASGKVGSSIGAELGSMNVTEQIDAMEVSGTNPFKFLVVSRVLATSITVPILTMYTIFVALLGAFINVNQNEQTSFISFFQEVFGAISYVDIFASLAKSIVFGFTVGMVGCYKGYHSSKGTEGVGKAANASVVTAMFLVFIEELLSLQIISAIRGS, from the coding sequence ATGCAGTCTGATACTACCAATTCCGCCACTAAGTCATCCAGCAAGCCCGTCGTTACCCGGCGACTGGACAAGTTTTTTCTGAACCTAGCCGATGTCGCGGCTTTTGTCGGACGCTTCTTCCAGGAAGCGTTTGTTCCGCCCTACGAGTTTAAGGAGGTCGTCCGGCAGTGTTACGAAGTCGGCTACCGCTCGCTACTACTGATTTCGACCACGGGCTTTATTACAGGCATTGTCTTTACCAACCAGTCGCGCCCTTCGCTGTCTGAATTTGGGGCTAGCTCCTGGTTGCCTTCGCTGATTGCCATTGCCATTGTCCGGGCTTTGGGGCCACTCGTTACGGCTATTATCGCATCGGGTAAAGTGGGGTCGAGTATCGGGGCCGAGCTGGGTTCGATGAACGTTACGGAGCAGATCGACGCGATGGAAGTATCCGGAACGAACCCGTTCAAGTTTCTGGTGGTCAGCCGCGTGCTGGCAACGTCAATCACCGTTCCGATCCTGACCATGTACACCATTTTTGTTGCGCTGCTGGGGGCCTTCATCAATGTCAATCAGAACGAGCAAACCAGCTTCATATCCTTTTTCCAGGAGGTTTTCGGTGCTATTTCCTACGTCGACATTTTCGCGTCGCTAGCAAAGTCAATTGTGTTCGGGTTTACCGTTGGCATGGTTGGCTGTTACAAAGGCTACCACTCGTCGAAGGGAACTGAGGGAGTCGGTAAAGCGGCTAACGCATCCGTTGTGACCGCTATGTTTTTAGTCTTTATTGAAGAATTATTATCGCTTCAAATTATATCAGCTATTCGGGGAAGCTAG
- a CDS encoding DUF4384 domain-containing protein, whose translation MKKLLRLLVLLLTQPVWAQAPLDLSQSGLQFDDEAYLKIEQKPDNVLYKAPLPKALSYEKYLPSIERQGDYGTCVAFSCAYYTRTVIEAIQRGLTKKSEIDQTRFSPTYLYAHLKSPSDVTCQRGGTLDEGLTVLKKYGVPFWSNLAYPQCLKDVKSYDEQASRFRIRHFERIFTFAATFQKAQQNRKELESVIRDNVQNVKLALAGGYPVPIGMMIPLSFQAVSTDTWTPGPSDTDDLFEEVKSGFKRHKLFGHALTVVGYDDKRQAFRVVNSWGTRWADKGLCWINYHDFGLFTRYAFRVYPMELPPVKTIHLPNLAGTLSKPKPAGFSEQPTTRQASVTMQLVDGTLMAARRLNSSLTTDGGMNKAIDEYRLVNAYPSGTRFKLTVNNSKAAYIYVIGTDQTQKMTRLFPYTDKFSAMIAPNESAVLPGPTKHIRLDNNPGQEYYLILVSEKPLHLGQLISKMSQISGSLSQRLTQTLGDQLMNSREMNYSPEQIKVDTPIDSTGKIIPLLISLTHKP comes from the coding sequence ATGAAAAAGCTTCTCCGGCTCCTGGTTCTTCTGCTGACGCAACCCGTTTGGGCACAGGCCCCGCTGGACCTTAGCCAATCGGGCTTACAGTTTGATGACGAAGCTTATCTGAAAATCGAGCAAAAACCAGACAATGTGCTTTACAAAGCCCCGCTTCCCAAAGCCTTGTCGTACGAGAAGTACCTGCCAAGCATTGAACGACAGGGCGATTACGGCACTTGTGTGGCCTTTAGCTGCGCCTACTACACACGCACCGTTATCGAGGCCATTCAGCGCGGCCTGACCAAAAAATCCGAGATCGACCAGACGCGGTTTTCACCAACCTATCTGTATGCCCACCTGAAATCACCCAGCGATGTGACCTGTCAGCGAGGTGGCACGCTGGACGAGGGCTTGACGGTTCTTAAAAAGTACGGCGTTCCCTTTTGGTCAAATCTTGCTTATCCACAGTGCCTCAAAGACGTCAAATCGTATGACGAGCAGGCATCTCGCTTTCGGATTCGTCATTTTGAACGGATTTTCACTTTTGCGGCCACATTCCAGAAAGCGCAACAAAATCGCAAGGAGTTGGAATCTGTCATTCGAGATAATGTTCAGAATGTTAAACTAGCGCTGGCGGGCGGTTATCCCGTACCGATTGGCATGATGATTCCCCTGTCGTTTCAGGCCGTTTCAACGGATACGTGGACACCTGGCCCATCGGATACCGATGATTTGTTCGAAGAAGTTAAGTCGGGGTTCAAGCGCCATAAGTTGTTTGGTCACGCGCTTACGGTTGTGGGCTATGACGATAAGCGTCAGGCGTTTCGGGTAGTCAACAGCTGGGGGACGCGCTGGGCAGACAAAGGATTGTGCTGGATCAACTACCATGATTTCGGCTTGTTTACACGCTACGCCTTTCGCGTTTACCCGATGGAGTTACCGCCCGTCAAGACCATTCATCTACCCAACCTTGCCGGTACGCTTTCCAAGCCCAAACCTGCTGGTTTCTCTGAACAACCTACAACCAGGCAGGCCAGCGTAACGATGCAGTTGGTGGATGGGACGCTCATGGCCGCTCGTCGCCTTAATTCCAGCCTAACCACTGATGGCGGGATGAACAAGGCAATCGATGAGTACCGTCTCGTCAACGCTTACCCGTCCGGCACGCGCTTTAAACTAACCGTAAACAACAGCAAGGCCGCTTACATATATGTGATCGGAACGGACCAGACACAAAAGATGACGCGGCTTTTTCCGTATACCGACAAGTTCAGCGCCATGATAGCGCCCAACGAGTCGGCGGTACTGCCGGGGCCGACCAAACACATCCGCCTTGACAACAATCCGGGTCAGGAGTATTACCTGATTTTGGTTTCGGAAAAGCCTCTTCACCTCGGTCAGCTTATCTCTAAAATGAGCCAGATTTCTGGCAGTTTATCGCAACGACTTACGCAAACGCTCGGTGATCAGCTGATGAACAGCCGCGAAATGAATTACAGCCCAGAACAAATTAAAGTAGATACGCCCATTGATTCTACGGGCAAAATAATTCCGCTGCTTATCAGCCTGACGCACAAACCATAA
- a CDS encoding RNA polymerase sigma factor yields MAAFFRNSVNKVATQSSPDSFQQNEQALYQALTENNQRAWDYLMIQVHNQFVVPQSRQNYDYDTLISAYTEGMAVVKDKILSGRFSHEKAKVTTYAYSVCRFTLLNMYDKDKRRQEVSPFAEQAADDSDESSGISGEEKAEWLLQNEVDDHSWALEPLKIALSGLKDRCQTILQLFYIDDVPDREAARQLGINEANLRQQRRNCVLSLRQSFNQLKKSYL; encoded by the coding sequence ATGGCCGCATTCTTTCGTAATTCTGTCAATAAAGTAGCTACACAGTCGTCGCCAGATTCGTTCCAACAGAATGAACAAGCTCTTTACCAAGCGCTTACAGAAAACAATCAACGGGCTTGGGATTATCTAATGATTCAGGTTCACAATCAGTTTGTCGTACCACAGTCGCGTCAGAATTACGATTACGACACGCTGATTTCGGCTTACACCGAAGGGATGGCCGTCGTCAAAGACAAAATCCTAAGCGGTCGCTTTAGCCATGAGAAAGCCAAAGTTACCACCTATGCTTACAGCGTTTGCCGATTTACGCTCCTGAACATGTATGACAAAGATAAACGACGTCAGGAAGTGTCGCCCTTTGCCGAACAAGCCGCCGATGACTCCGACGAATCATCGGGAATATCGGGCGAGGAAAAAGCTGAATGGCTGCTTCAAAACGAGGTTGACGACCACAGCTGGGCGCTGGAGCCACTCAAGATTGCCTTGTCGGGTCTGAAAGATCGTTGTCAGACGATTTTGCAGCTTTTTTACATCGATGATGTTCCCGATCGGGAAGCGGCCCGGCAACTTGGCATTAACGAAGCAAATTTACGTCAGCAACGACGCAATTGCGTGCTGAGTCTTAGGCAGTCTTTTAACCAACTAAAAAAATCGTATTTGTAA